A region of Candidatus Binatia bacterium DNA encodes the following proteins:
- a CDS encoding universal stress protein — translation MPQVKKILVAIDFSKLSHEALDYGIALAQDLGARLSVLYVVEPLEFTGVDVLGGTPIATQSIIEEHLKQAKIELERVKARKLANLPGATVSVRLGRPAEEIVAAGGKGRSNLIIVGTHGRSGLSHLFMGSVAERVVRHAACPVLVVPTRKTKRSD, via the coding sequence GTGCCGCAGGTCAAGAAGATTCTGGTCGCGATCGACTTCTCGAAGCTGTCCCACGAAGCGCTGGACTACGGCATCGCGCTCGCGCAGGACCTGGGCGCGCGCCTGTCGGTGCTCTACGTCGTGGAGCCGCTCGAGTTCACGGGCGTCGACGTGCTCGGCGGAACGCCGATCGCGACGCAGTCGATCATCGAGGAGCATCTGAAGCAGGCGAAGATCGAGCTCGAGCGTGTGAAGGCGCGCAAGCTCGCCAATCTGCCCGGCGCGACCGTCTCGGTGCGTCTCGGACGCCCGGCCGAGGAGATCGTCGCGGCGGGCGGCAAGGGGCGCTCGAACCTGATCATCGTCGGCACGCACGGACGCTCGGGGCTCTCGCACCTCTTCATGGGCAGCGTCGCCGAGCGGGTGGTTCGCCATGCGGCGTGTCCGGTGCTCGTCGTACCGACGCGGAAGACCAAAAGAAGTGATTGA